Proteins encoded within one genomic window of Phyllobacterium sp. T1293:
- a CDS encoding ABC transporter substrate-binding protein — protein MISTGKCINRRTVLGTATLALLAGMMSVAPVRAADVTIPIIVKDTTSFYWQIVLAGARKAGKDLGVKVPELGAQAESDINGQISILENAVSGKPAAIVISPTEFKALGKPIDEAAKSVKIIGIDSAADSKAFTSFLTTDNVQGGRVAADGLAAAITEKYGKAEGEVALITALPGVGSLDQRAKGFKEQLAAKYPGLKLIADKVADGQATTGLNITTDLITANPNLRGIFTSNLIMAQGAGQAIAENKAQDKIKVIGFDSDEKLVKFLSNGTLAGLIVQDPYRMGYDGIKTALAASKGEKTEANVDTGANLITKANMNDKRAQELLNPKLD, from the coding sequence ATGATTTCTACAGGAAAGTGCATCAATCGCAGAACCGTTCTTGGTACCGCCACTCTGGCTCTGCTGGCAGGAATGATGTCCGTAGCACCAGTGCGCGCCGCGGATGTAACCATCCCTATCATCGTCAAGGACACGACATCTTTCTATTGGCAGATCGTCCTTGCCGGTGCGCGCAAGGCGGGCAAGGATCTCGGTGTCAAAGTACCCGAGCTTGGAGCCCAGGCTGAATCCGATATTAACGGCCAGATTTCCATTCTTGAAAATGCCGTCTCCGGCAAACCGGCTGCTATCGTCATCTCTCCCACCGAGTTTAAAGCTCTCGGAAAACCCATTGATGAAGCAGCGAAATCCGTCAAAATCATTGGTATCGATTCCGCTGCGGATTCCAAGGCCTTCACCTCATTCCTGACAACGGACAACGTACAGGGTGGACGTGTAGCAGCCGACGGTCTCGCCGCTGCGATCACAGAAAAATATGGCAAGGCAGAAGGCGAAGTGGCTCTCATCACGGCCCTTCCCGGCGTTGGCTCACTCGACCAGCGCGCCAAAGGTTTTAAAGAACAGCTGGCAGCCAAATATCCCGGTCTCAAGCTGATTGCCGACAAGGTTGCTGATGGCCAAGCCACGACAGGGCTTAACATCACCACCGATCTGATCACCGCCAACCCCAACCTGCGCGGTATCTTCACATCCAATCTGATCATGGCTCAGGGCGCGGGTCAGGCCATTGCCGAAAACAAGGCGCAGGACAAGATCAAGGTGATCGGCTTCGACAGCGATGAAAAGCTGGTCAAATTTCTGTCAAACGGGACTTTGGCCGGGTTGATCGTTCAGGACCCTTACCGCATGGGCTATGATGGCATCAAAACCGCTTTGGCCGCCTCAAAAGGCGAAAAGACAGAAGCCAATGTCGATACCGGTGCAAACCTGATCACCAAGGCCAATATGAACGACAAGCGCGCGCAGGAGTTGCTCAACCCCAAGCTGGACTGA
- a CDS encoding aldo/keto reductase yields the protein MDIRKIGKTPLAVTTIGFGGAAIGGLYRECTRDAAMETLQAAWDAGLRYFDTAPFYGFGLSERRTGDFLRDKPRETYVLSTKVGRILRPVPEDQVPDHSYVNPLPFTVDYDYSYDGIMRSFEFSFARLGLNRIDILYVHDVGAYTHGAEKNAVYMAQLLGGGLKALEELKSAGAISAYGLGVNEIEVCLEVAARHPIDCILLAGRYSLLDRSAERGLLDICRKQQISLVIGGVFNSGILATGPVPGANFDYGPASQDILDRVRSMQTIATNHNVPLAAAALQFPFREPVVANVLIGTAKPSSLTRNIELLSTKVPESVYAECEPFTIR from the coding sequence TTGGATATCCGGAAGATTGGTAAAACGCCGCTGGCCGTGACAACGATCGGCTTTGGTGGGGCTGCTATTGGCGGGCTCTATCGTGAATGCACGCGTGACGCGGCGATGGAAACGCTGCAGGCCGCGTGGGATGCTGGATTACGCTATTTCGATACGGCCCCCTTTTATGGCTTCGGCCTTTCAGAACGGCGAACAGGTGATTTTCTGCGCGATAAACCGCGTGAAACCTATGTTCTTTCAACGAAGGTTGGCCGGATTCTGCGACCTGTTCCGGAAGATCAGGTCCCCGATCACTCCTACGTCAATCCCCTGCCCTTCACCGTCGACTATGACTACAGTTATGACGGCATCATGCGGTCCTTCGAGTTCAGCTTTGCGCGGCTGGGCCTGAACAGGATCGATATACTCTACGTGCATGATGTTGGCGCCTACACCCACGGCGCCGAAAAGAATGCCGTCTACATGGCCCAGCTGCTTGGGGGCGGACTGAAGGCTTTGGAGGAACTTAAATCTGCAGGTGCGATCTCAGCCTATGGCCTCGGCGTCAATGAAATTGAAGTTTGCCTTGAGGTCGCCGCCAGACACCCGATTGACTGCATTCTGCTCGCGGGGCGCTATTCCCTTCTGGACCGCTCTGCCGAACGCGGCTTGCTGGATATCTGCCGGAAACAGCAAATATCACTGGTGATTGGCGGCGTCTTTAACTCGGGCATTCTGGCAACCGGCCCGGTTCCCGGTGCAAATTTTGACTATGGGCCCGCATCACAGGACATTCTGGATCGCGTGCGCTCCATGCAGACAATTGCAACGAACCATAATGTTCCGCTGGCGGCAGCGGCACTTCAGTTTCCATTCCGCGAGCCGGTGGTAGCGAATGTGCTGATTGGCACGGCAAAACCGTCGAGTCTGACCAGAAATATCGAGCTTCTTTCGACAAAAGTCCCTGAAAGCGTCTACGCAGAATGTGAGCCCTTCACGATCCGCTGA
- a CDS encoding sugar ABC transporter ATP-binding protein, whose amino-acid sequence MTDHDISHRSSSGQSEDVSAAAAHLPILELRGLEKQYLGTHALKPADLAFKAGEIHAIVGENGAGKSTLIKLLTGVIPRTAGEILFRGEPVALTTPLEAIQHGINAVHQEVVLCPHLTVAANIFLGEEQRRFGLLQHRHMIREAQKILDDLGFALPAHALLSDLTIGQQQLIATARAATRGARFLIFDEPTAYLTREEAAQLFALIRRLQKSGVTIVYISHRMEEVFELADRVSILRDGRLVGTRNIEETNENELIGLMINRSIEQIYHKVPFTFGKTILETQNLSGNGFEDISLSVREGEIVGLYGLIGAGRSEFVTTIFGRHPKSSGQILWDGKEVRIERERDAIKLGIALAPESRRDQGLCLSLPVSLNLNLPIYKQLSRNALISHREEARHADNQISDLRIKTSSRSASAASLSGGNQQKIVIGKWLNHGAKLFIFDEPTVGVDVGTKAEIYRLFSTLLENGAGIILISSYLPEVFELADTLHVFRRGHLVASHHHKSVTHEDILTQALGSASADASTHN is encoded by the coding sequence ATGACAGATCATGATATTTCGCATCGCTCCAGCAGCGGGCAAAGTGAAGATGTATCCGCAGCGGCGGCTCACCTGCCTATTCTGGAATTGCGTGGGCTTGAGAAACAATATCTTGGAACCCACGCGCTAAAACCCGCCGATCTCGCTTTCAAGGCTGGAGAAATTCACGCCATTGTCGGTGAGAACGGCGCGGGAAAATCGACGCTGATCAAGCTTCTGACCGGCGTCATTCCCCGCACCGCCGGCGAGATATTGTTTCGGGGCGAACCGGTGGCACTGACGACACCGCTGGAAGCGATCCAGCATGGGATCAATGCCGTGCATCAGGAGGTCGTGCTCTGCCCGCATCTGACCGTCGCCGCCAATATTTTTCTGGGTGAAGAGCAGCGCCGTTTCGGTCTCCTGCAGCATCGCCATATGATCAGGGAAGCACAGAAAATCCTTGATGATCTTGGCTTTGCGCTACCCGCCCATGCACTGCTGAGCGATCTGACCATCGGGCAGCAGCAACTGATCGCAACGGCGCGCGCAGCAACACGCGGCGCACGTTTCCTCATATTCGACGAACCAACTGCCTATCTGACGCGCGAGGAAGCGGCGCAGCTCTTTGCGCTGATCCGCCGTCTGCAGAAAAGCGGCGTCACTATCGTCTATATCAGCCACCGCATGGAGGAAGTGTTTGAACTCGCCGACCGGGTTTCGATCCTGCGCGACGGGCGGTTGGTTGGCACGCGCAACATCGAGGAAACCAACGAGAATGAATTGATCGGCCTGATGATCAATCGTTCAATCGAGCAGATTTATCACAAGGTGCCATTTACCTTTGGCAAGACAATCCTTGAGACACAAAATCTCAGCGGCAATGGCTTTGAAGATATCAGCCTTAGCGTGCGTGAGGGCGAAATTGTCGGGCTTTACGGCTTGATTGGCGCGGGCCGCAGTGAGTTCGTGACAACCATCTTTGGACGGCACCCGAAATCTTCAGGCCAAATTCTCTGGGACGGCAAAGAGGTGCGTATCGAGCGCGAGCGCGATGCGATCAAACTCGGCATCGCTCTGGCGCCGGAGAGCCGCCGCGATCAGGGCCTATGCCTGTCCTTGCCGGTGTCACTCAATCTCAATCTGCCGATCTACAAGCAGCTCAGCAGGAATGCTCTGATTTCGCACCGCGAAGAAGCCAGACATGCCGACAATCAGATCTCGGACCTTCGCATCAAGACGTCCTCGCGCAGTGCCAGTGCTGCCAGCCTTTCCGGCGGCAACCAGCAGAAAATTGTTATCGGCAAATGGCTTAACCATGGTGCCAAGCTTTTCATTTTTGACGAACCTACAGTGGGTGTCGATGTGGGCACAAAAGCTGAAATCTACCGGCTGTTCTCGACCCTTCTGGAAAACGGCGCCGGTATCATTCTGATCTCGTCCTATCTTCCCGAAGTTTTTGAGCTTGCCGATACGCTGCATGTCTTCAGGCGTGGACATCTGGTGGCAAGCCATCACCACAAATCCGTTACGCATGAAGACATTCTGACTCAAGCGCTCGGCTCAGCATCAGCCGACGCCAGCACGCACAATTGA
- the arsC gene encoding arsenate reductase (glutaredoxin) (This arsenate reductase requires both glutathione and glutaredoxin to convert arsenate to arsenite, after which the efflux transporter formed by ArsA and ArsB can extrude the arsenite from the cell, providing resistance.): MTVTIYHNPACGTSRNVLAMIRNAGIEPTIIQYLKTPPARQELKDLIRRAGLTVREAIREKGTPYAELGLDDPDLTDEQLLDAMEAHPILMNRPFVVTEKGVRLSRPSEVVLDILPNPQKRAFTKEDGEVVIDAKGKRIV, from the coding sequence GCACGTCGCGCAATGTGCTCGCAATGATCCGGAATGCAGGTATTGAGCCAACCATAATCCAGTATCTGAAGACACCTCCAGCACGTCAGGAACTGAAAGACCTCATTCGAAGAGCGGGGTTGACGGTGCGTGAAGCCATTCGCGAAAAAGGCACGCCCTATGCGGAGCTTGGGCTCGATGATCCGGATTTGACAGATGAACAACTGCTGGATGCGATGGAGGCCCATCCGATCCTGATGAACCGCCCGTTTGTGGTGACTGAAAAAGGCGTGCGCCTAAGCCGACCGTCTGAAGTCGTCCTTGACATACTCCCGAACCCACAAAAGCGCGCTTTCACCAAGGAAGATGGCGAAGTTGTCATTGATGCTAAAGGAAAGCGCATTGTCTGA
- a CDS encoding TetR/AcrR family transcriptional regulator — translation MSVEQNLVAKPSENAGPPPLSVKGMRADARRNREKLLEVAAVVFSEHGVEGSLEDIARRAGVGIGTLYRHFPTREHLVEVVYKREVENLCAAAGELSLHHPPDVALEEWMHRFVGYIAAKRGMANSLRILVTSNSELFAGSSGMVAISLRNLVEAAANDDLIRRDIDSTDLLHALFTIYSIPDAPDWRDRSRRLVKLLMDGLRWGARDKTTAQRDENPRNG, via the coding sequence ATGAGCGTGGAGCAGAATTTGGTCGCCAAGCCATCAGAGAATGCCGGGCCACCGCCTTTGAGTGTAAAAGGTATGCGCGCCGATGCGCGTCGCAACCGGGAAAAACTGCTCGAAGTGGCGGCCGTGGTTTTCTCCGAACATGGCGTGGAAGGCTCCCTTGAAGATATCGCCCGGCGGGCGGGCGTTGGCATTGGCACGCTTTACCGGCATTTCCCGACCCGCGAACATCTTGTGGAGGTCGTCTACAAACGCGAGGTTGAGAACCTTTGTGCGGCAGCGGGCGAATTATCGCTGCATCACCCGCCGGATGTTGCGCTTGAAGAATGGATGCATCGCTTTGTCGGATATATCGCTGCAAAACGTGGCATGGCAAACAGTCTGCGCATACTCGTTACCAGCAATTCCGAACTGTTTGCCGGAAGTTCGGGCATGGTTGCCATCTCGCTCCGAAATCTTGTCGAAGCCGCGGCCAATGACGATCTTATCCGCCGGGATATTGACAGCACTGATCTGCTGCACGCGCTGTTTACAATCTATTCAATCCCCGATGCTCCCGATTGGCGTGACCGGTCGCGCCGCCTGGTGAAGCTGCTGATGGACGGATTGCGGTGGGGCGCTCGTGACAAGACCACAGCTCAACGCGACGAAAACCCTCGCAATGGCTAG
- a CDS encoding GntR family transcriptional regulator translates to MSKQNTVFKEGYNRCLRLLKDIEELPSEPELGTRLSISRTTVRAILGALEENGLIEWTKRSKTVLRKPVKSDYFPDEETDSLSEIIERSFMQRILAGGAQPGMQINELELARDIGVGTSSVREFLIRFSRFGLIEKRKNSHWVLKGFTRSFALELFEIREIFELRSAVAFLNLPDDHPAIQELDVLEADHLALLRDIDTRYMDFSALDERFHRMIHSASRNRFVIDFYDVIAIVFHYHYQWRKVNERARNAKALEEHLAYIDALRSRDAAKVDIACRNHLRSARETLFQSMPADEAVSDAMES, encoded by the coding sequence ATGTCGAAGCAGAATACGGTGTTCAAGGAGGGCTACAACAGGTGTCTTCGCCTTCTCAAAGATATTGAGGAGCTTCCATCAGAACCCGAGCTTGGAACACGCCTCAGCATCAGCCGGACCACGGTTCGCGCCATTCTTGGTGCCCTGGAGGAAAATGGCCTGATCGAATGGACAAAGCGCAGCAAGACAGTCCTGCGAAAACCAGTCAAATCGGACTATTTTCCCGATGAGGAAACCGACTCCTTGTCGGAGATTATCGAGCGTAGTTTCATGCAGCGCATTCTGGCTGGCGGGGCCCAGCCCGGAATGCAGATCAATGAGCTTGAGCTTGCCCGCGATATTGGTGTTGGCACGTCAAGCGTGCGCGAGTTTCTGATCCGGTTCAGCCGGTTCGGATTGATTGAAAAACGCAAGAACAGCCATTGGGTCCTGAAGGGTTTTACCCGCTCATTCGCGCTCGAACTCTTTGAAATCCGGGAGATTTTTGAGCTGCGTTCCGCCGTAGCTTTCCTGAACTTGCCCGATGATCATCCTGCCATTCAGGAACTGGATGTTCTGGAGGCTGACCATCTTGCGCTGCTACGCGATATCGATACGCGCTATATGGATTTTTCCGCGCTCGATGAGCGGTTTCATCGCATGATCCATTCCGCTTCGCGCAATCGCTTCGTCATTGATTTCTATGACGTCATCGCGATCGTATTTCACTACCATTATCAATGGAGAAAGGTGAACGAACGGGCTCGCAACGCCAAGGCTCTGGAAGAGCATCTGGCTTATATCGATGCCTTGCGTTCGCGCGATGCGGCAAAAGTTGACATTGCCTGCCGTAATCATCTTCGGTCCGCTCGCGAAACGCTGTTCCAGTCCATGCCTGCCGATGAGGCCGTATCGGACGCCATGGAGTCCTAG
- a CDS encoding ABC transporter permease, which produces MSLETKDTGTTPKRRFNVLFGLTLFALLLVLWLVLSLATDSFWTGNNIANLLRQGSMIAILAIGQTFVIITGGIDLSVGAIVGFTSVIVAWLLAHGFPVWAAILITLGIGVCIGLFHGFGIVRLGLPPFIITLATLTSLRGIGLLITNGATISIDNDPFTEFSRNDFTGIPNLFWMVVLVGIPAYIFLSHSRWGRYLFSVGSNAEASRLSGVNVKGTIYLAYTLSAVCASFVGLLLASRIGIGNATQAEGWELQAIASSVIGGTSLFGAVGSIHGPLLGAFILATINNGANLLNVNSFWQRVITGVLIIVIVYFDQLRRRRR; this is translated from the coding sequence ATGAGCCTTGAAACCAAAGACACTGGCACCACCCCGAAGCGGCGCTTCAATGTCCTGTTCGGACTGACGCTTTTTGCCCTGTTGCTGGTACTCTGGCTGGTCCTTAGTCTCGCAACAGATAGTTTCTGGACCGGAAACAATATTGCCAATCTGCTACGCCAAGGCTCGATGATTGCGATCCTCGCCATTGGCCAGACCTTCGTCATCATTACCGGCGGCATTGATCTGTCTGTCGGCGCGATCGTCGGCTTCACCAGCGTCATCGTCGCCTGGTTGTTGGCACATGGCTTTCCCGTCTGGGCGGCAATCCTGATCACGCTTGGTATCGGTGTCTGTATCGGGCTGTTTCATGGCTTTGGCATTGTGCGTCTCGGGCTTCCACCCTTCATCATCACACTCGCAACGCTTACATCATTGCGCGGCATCGGCCTGCTGATTACCAACGGTGCCACGATCTCGATCGATAATGACCCGTTTACCGAATTCTCCCGCAATGATTTTACCGGAATACCCAACCTGTTCTGGATGGTGGTCCTTGTCGGCATTCCCGCCTACATCTTTCTAAGTCACAGCCGCTGGGGACGCTATCTGTTTTCCGTGGGATCGAATGCAGAAGCCTCGCGTCTGTCCGGCGTCAATGTCAAAGGGACCATTTATCTCGCCTATACATTATCAGCCGTCTGCGCATCATTCGTAGGATTGCTGCTTGCCTCCCGTATTGGCATTGGCAATGCCACACAGGCGGAGGGATGGGAACTGCAAGCCATCGCTTCCTCGGTTATCGGCGGCACCAGTCTTTTCGGCGCTGTAGGTTCCATTCATGGGCCGCTGCTGGGCGCGTTCATTCTGGCGACAATCAACAACGGCGCTAACCTCCTCAACGTCAATTCCTTCTGGCAGCGGGTTATAACAGGCGTTTTGATCATTGTTATTGTGTACTTCGATCAGCTCCGCCGCAGGCGAAGATAG
- the arsH gene encoding arsenical resistance protein ArsH: protein MLKESALSDLANTLSEALQIPDPEKLSVPLSAHRPRILLLYGSIRKVSYSRLLTQEAARLLEHFGAETRVYDPAGLPLPDDAPVDHPKVQELRDLSLWSEGQVWTSSERHGAMTGVMKSQIDWIPLAMGAIRPTQGRTLAVMQVSGGSQSFNAVNQMRVLGRWMRMVTIPNQSSVAKAYQEFDENGRMKPSAYYDRVVDVMEELMKFTLLTRDVSDYLTNRYSERKESTVALARRVNLTGVI, encoded by the coding sequence ATGCTAAAGGAAAGCGCATTGTCTGATTTAGCCAATACTCTATCCGAGGCCCTACAGATTCCCGATCCTGAAAAATTATCTGTTCCGCTGTCGGCACACCGGCCCCGTATCCTGTTGCTTTACGGCTCCATCCGGAAAGTGTCCTACAGCCGCTTGCTAACGCAAGAGGCAGCGCGCCTGTTGGAGCATTTTGGTGCGGAGACTCGTGTCTATGATCCAGCAGGATTGCCTCTGCCCGATGACGCGCCCGTAGATCATCCAAAGGTGCAGGAACTGCGCGACCTTTCACTCTGGTCCGAAGGGCAGGTCTGGACCAGTTCCGAGCGGCATGGTGCCATGACAGGCGTCATGAAATCACAGATCGACTGGATACCGCTTGCCATGGGCGCGATCCGTCCTACTCAGGGACGAACGCTTGCGGTCATGCAGGTTTCTGGCGGGTCACAGTCGTTTAATGCAGTCAACCAGATGCGGGTTCTCGGGCGCTGGATGCGTATGGTCACAATCCCGAACCAGTCGTCGGTTGCCAAAGCCTATCAGGAGTTTGACGAAAACGGCCGTATGAAACCATCGGCCTATTACGATCGCGTTGTGGATGTCATGGAGGAGCTTATGAAGTTCACGCTGCTGACACGCGACGTGTCGGATTATCTCACCAACCGTTATAGTGAGCGTAAGGAGAGCACCGTGGCTCTTGCACGGCGCGTTAATCTCACGGGTGTCATATGA
- a CDS encoding (2Fe-2S)-binding protein, protein MTGTINLKLDINGRSRELAVEPRVTLLDALREHLDLTGTKKGCDQGQCGACTVHVDGKRVLACLTLAAQVEGRAITTIEGLADGDGGLHPVQSAFLEHDAFQCGYCTPGQIMSAVACIREGHTKSDNEIREYMSGNLCRCGAYSHIVAAVREAAEAAS, encoded by the coding sequence ATGACCGGAACAATCAACTTGAAGCTGGATATAAATGGCAGGAGTCGAGAGCTTGCCGTTGAACCGCGCGTCACTCTGCTGGATGCGCTGCGCGAGCATCTTGACCTTACCGGAACCAAAAAGGGCTGTGATCAGGGCCAGTGTGGTGCCTGTACTGTTCATGTCGATGGCAAGCGGGTGCTTGCCTGCCTGACCCTTGCGGCACAGGTTGAAGGGCGGGCAATCACAACGATTGAAGGTCTCGCCGATGGCGATGGTGGCTTGCATCCCGTTCAATCTGCATTTCTTGAGCATGACGCCTTTCAGTGCGGCTACTGCACCCCCGGCCAGATCATGTCGGCGGTTGCATGCATCCGCGAAGGCCACACGAAATCCGACAATGAAATCCGCGAATATATGTCCGGCAATCTTTGCCGGTGCGGTGCCTACTCGCACATCGTGGCCGCGGTACGCGAAGCAGCGGAGGCAGCATCATGA